Proteins from a single region of Apium graveolens cultivar Ventura chromosome 7, ASM990537v1, whole genome shotgun sequence:
- the LOC141673712 gene encoding uncharacterized protein LOC141673712: MAWNIDVKTTTIVNCFRHCKIRSEENDEQELGEINEGVEGLNEVISNLRYRNVMDVEHLLNYPNENDAVMESPTDEEIIESVMSTDEGTDPEPDDSNVIPSVSSKEAFQALTTLNNYLLQHEQNIPGVIFALHKVKDEINFGFGGKKKQATIDSYFNKN, encoded by the coding sequence ATGGCTTGGAATATTGATGTGAAAACAACCACAATTGTAAATTGTTTTCGGCATTGCAAGATTCGTTcagaagaaaatgatgaacaaGAACTTGGAGAAATAAATGAAGGTGTCGAAGGATTAAATGAAGTTATCTCTAATTTACGATATAGGAATGTGATGGATGTCGAGCATCTCTTAAACTATCCAAACGAGAATGATGCGGTTATGGAATCACCTACGGATGAAGAAATCATTGAGTCGGTAATGAGCACTGATGAAGGGACTGATCCTGAACCCGACGATAGCAATGTGATCCCAAGCGTGTCATCAAAGGAAGCATTTCAAGCACTCACCACTTTGAACAATTACTTGTTACAACACGAGCAAAACATACCAGGAGTTATTTTTGCTTTACATAAAGTCAAGGACGAGATTAATTTTGGCTTTGGTGGAAAGAAGAAACAAGCTACAATagattcatattttaataaaaattaa